From Micromonospora rifamycinica, a single genomic window includes:
- a CDS encoding DUF397 domain-containing protein: MATERFPEDLTQATWFKSSKSGPNCDNCVEVAYVIGAVGVRDSKDKTGPALVFAPGEWNAFVADARNGAFGQH; this comes from the coding sequence ATGGCGACCGAGAGGTTCCCCGAGGACCTGACGCAGGCAACGTGGTTCAAGAGCTCAAAAAGTGGGCCGAACTGCGACAACTGCGTCGAGGTGGCTTACGTGATCGGGGCGGTCGGGGTACGGGACTCGAAGGACAAGACAGGTCCCGCCCTCGTTTTCGCCCCCGGGGAATGGAACGCCTTCGTCGCCGACGCTCGGAACGGCGCGTTCGGCCAACACTGA
- a CDS encoding NAD-dependent epimerase/dehydratase family protein, translating into MSVALVTGSGGLIGSEAVRHFAGLGLDVVGIDNDMRQEFFGAEASTAWNVRRLTDELGPAYAHHSLDIRDRDTLGKLFARYGRDIAVVIHTAAQPSHDWAVRDPFTDFDVNAVGTLNILQNVREHCIEAALIHCSTNKVYGDRPNSLPLVEQETRWEITPGHPYEQGIREDMSIDACLHSVFGASKVAADVMVQEYGRYFDMRTACFRGGTLTGPAHSATELHGFLGYVMRANMERRTYKIFGYQGKQVRDAIHSSDVVSAFEAFFRAPRSAAVYNLGGGRHSNTSNREAFALAEQITGQEMITEYVDANRIGDHKWWIGSNEAFQADYPEWKQVYDVPMIMQEIYQANVDKWVPGA; encoded by the coding sequence GTGAGCGTCGCGTTGGTGACCGGGTCGGGCGGTCTGATCGGTTCCGAGGCGGTCCGGCACTTCGCCGGGCTCGGCCTGGACGTGGTCGGCATCGACAACGACATGCGGCAGGAGTTCTTCGGCGCCGAGGCCTCGACCGCGTGGAACGTCCGCCGGCTGACCGACGAGCTGGGGCCGGCGTACGCGCACCACAGCCTCGACATCCGCGACCGGGACACCCTCGGCAAGCTCTTCGCCCGGTACGGCCGGGACATCGCCGTGGTGATCCACACCGCCGCGCAGCCGTCGCACGACTGGGCGGTGCGGGATCCGTTCACCGACTTCGACGTCAATGCGGTCGGCACCCTCAACATCCTGCAGAACGTGCGGGAGCACTGCATCGAGGCCGCGCTGATCCACTGCTCCACCAACAAGGTCTACGGCGACCGGCCCAACAGCCTGCCGCTGGTGGAGCAGGAGACCCGCTGGGAGATCACCCCGGGGCACCCGTACGAGCAGGGCATCCGCGAGGACATGTCGATCGACGCGTGCCTGCACTCGGTGTTCGGGGCCTCCAAGGTCGCCGCCGACGTGATGGTGCAGGAGTACGGCCGCTACTTCGACATGCGGACGGCCTGTTTCCGGGGCGGCACGCTGACCGGCCCGGCGCACTCGGCGACCGAGCTGCACGGCTTCCTCGGGTACGTGATGCGGGCCAACATGGAGCGCCGCACCTACAAGATCTTCGGCTACCAGGGCAAGCAGGTCCGGGACGCCATCCACAGCTCGGACGTGGTGTCGGCGTTCGAGGCGTTCTTCCGGGCCCCGCGTTCGGCGGCGGTCTACAACCTGGGCGGCGGCCGGCACTCCAATACCTCCAACCGGGAGGCGTTCGCGCTGGCCGAGCAGATCACCGGCCAAGAGATGATCACCGAGTACGTCGACGCGAACCGGATCGGCGACCACAAGTGGTGGATCGGCTCGAACGAAGCGTTCCAGGCCGACTACCCGGAGTGGAAGCAGGTCTACGACGTACCGATGATCATGCAGGAGATCTACCAGGCGAACGTCGACAAGTGGGTGCCGGGCGCATGA
- a CDS encoding WecB/TagA/CpsF family glycosyltransferase, with the protein MTAQGKRNVLGVLVDATDYTSATEQVVAAARERRPLALTALAVHGVMTGVLDPAHNARLNSFDVVTPDGQPVRWALNLLHHAGLTDRVYGPTLTLHVLRRFADEGLPVYLYGSTEETLAKLIPALERMFPALKIAGVEPSKFRAVRPGEDAEIADRIRSSGARLVLVGLGCPRQEVFTYAMRPLLDMPLMAVGAAFDYHAGLLRQPPPWMQRAGLEWFWRLGLEPKRLWRRYVILNPAYLTRLAGQKTGLWKARPPAPATERPATFAV; encoded by the coding sequence ATGACCGCACAGGGCAAGCGGAACGTCCTCGGCGTCCTGGTCGACGCCACCGACTACACCTCGGCGACCGAGCAGGTCGTCGCGGCGGCCCGGGAGCGCCGGCCGCTGGCGCTGACCGCGCTGGCCGTGCACGGGGTGATGACCGGGGTGCTCGACCCGGCGCACAACGCCCGGCTCAACTCCTTCGACGTGGTCACCCCGGACGGGCAGCCGGTGCGCTGGGCGCTCAACCTGCTGCACCACGCCGGCCTGACCGACCGGGTCTACGGCCCGACGCTGACCCTGCACGTGCTGCGCCGGTTCGCCGACGAGGGCCTCCCGGTCTACCTGTACGGCTCGACCGAGGAGACCCTGGCGAAGCTGATCCCGGCACTGGAGCGGATGTTCCCCGCCCTGAAGATCGCCGGGGTGGAGCCGTCGAAGTTCCGGGCGGTGCGGCCTGGCGAGGACGCCGAGATCGCCGACCGGATCCGGTCCAGCGGCGCCCGGCTCGTCCTGGTCGGCCTGGGCTGCCCCCGCCAGGAGGTCTTCACGTACGCGATGCGGCCCCTGCTGGACATGCCGCTGATGGCCGTCGGCGCGGCCTTCGACTACCACGCCGGTCTGCTCCGGCAGCCGCCACCGTGGATGCAGCGGGCCGGGCTGGAGTGGTTCTGGCGGCTCGGCCTGGAGCCGAAGCGGCTCTGGCGGCGGTACGTCATCCTCAACCCCGCCTACCTGACCCGACTCGCCGGCCAGAAGACCGGCCTGTGGAAGGCACGGCCCCCGGCCCCGGCCACCGAACGACCGGCCACCTTCGCGGTCTGA